The Caldicellulosiruptor changbaiensis genome has a segment encoding these proteins:
- a CDS encoding energy-coupling factor ABC transporter ATP-binding protein, with the protein MNVYSAKNLTYKINNKIILDNLNFEIKKGKSYALIGCNGSGKTTLMKILAGVELNFEGELYFFDKKLDKSSFEKLFKEGFYKKVGYLFQDTDLQLFNLNVFDEIAFGPRQYIADEKEIEKRVLEIAKLLGIENLLQSDILVLSGGEKKKVAIASILVNNPDILILDEPTNDLDPKSIRFIAKVLSELKNAGKTIILSTHHFDVLLLLADFTIVMSSDHKILKIGKTEEILKDKDLLVEANVIDEEFEIFKKFF; encoded by the coding sequence ATGAACGTTTATTCGGCAAAGAATTTGACCTATAAAATTAACAATAAAATTATTCTTGATAACCTAAATTTTGAAATAAAAAAAGGAAAGTCATACGCACTCATTGGCTGCAACGGCAGTGGCAAGACCACGCTTATGAAGATTCTTGCAGGGGTAGAACTTAACTTTGAAGGTGAACTTTATTTTTTTGACAAAAAGCTTGACAAATCCAGTTTTGAAAAGCTGTTCAAAGAAGGATTTTACAAGAAGGTTGGCTATTTGTTTCAAGATACTGACCTACAGCTTTTTAATCTTAATGTGTTTGATGAGATTGCATTTGGACCAAGGCAGTACATAGCCGATGAGAAAGAAATAGAAAAAAGGGTTTTGGAGATTGCAAAGCTTTTGGGTATTGAGAATTTATTACAAAGTGATATACTTGTTTTAAGCGGGGGTGAAAAGAAAAAGGTAGCGATTGCATCAATCCTTGTAAACAATCCAGATATTCTTATTTTAGATGAGCCAACAAACGACCTTGATCCCAAAAGTATAAGATTCATTGCAAAAGTTTTGAGCGAGCTGAAAAATGCGGGAAAGACAATTATTCTCTCAACTCATCATTTTGACGTGCTTTTGCTGCTTGCTGATTTTACAATTGTTATGTCTTCTGACCACAAGATTTTAAAAATTGGCAAGACAGAGGAAATATTGAAAGACAAAGATCTTTTAGTAGAAGCAAACGTGATAGATGAGGAATTTGAAATTTTTAAAAAATTTTTTTAA
- a CDS encoding glycoside hydrolase family 2 TIM barrel-domain containing protein — protein sequence MKKVNIDKSWEYAESSLYSVLNVANLECEWKPVDLPHDAVIERPRCENNPSGASEGYTPGCSLYYKKELMLEEEWKGKNLILEFEGIMGISEVFVNGRLVAKHFNGYTSFFVDITKHVKFDDKNTIVVHVENTHKPSSRWYAGCGIYRHVWLHVGGKVYIKPWHLHVETKAIENETAILEVRATVANSTNESVQGVMKFSIFSNDGELIISSKEQFILSKNEEKTISKIITLSPFKYWDIENPYLYKILATIKINEDIEDSSSAFFGIRTISVSPKEGLKLNGRVIKLKGGCIHHDNGPLGSASYDRAEERKVELLKASGFNAVRLAHNPFAPALLDACDRLGMLVIEEFFDVWTAGKLSFDYHLFFDKYWEEDLRATIMRDYNHPSIIMWSIGNEITWGVGIDVDDEEGYSSIYTWCKRLSQKVKELDSTRLVTAAFCAIPADYESLLTTIEDGNYVIRMLKQEAVAGNDKWGKVTEKFFKFLDVAGYNYKIDRYSYDLEKYPNRIICGTETYPYTLFKNWTETVKNPNVIGDFVWTAIDYLGEAGIGRVCTDENEAKMFGGKFPWFYANCGDIDICGDKRPQSYYRDVVWGLRKEPYIVVLPPQLFGKKLYFRPWAWEPVERSYTFPGYEGMPIAVHVYADADEVEVFVNGRSLGRKVCGINTQFKAVYNTVYEPGKVEAVAYKNGKEIGRDKIETTDRPVALKLLPDRNVISSCGDLCYIKIIAVDKNEREVPYADNTVTVEVEGAGRFMALGTADTLSTELFVSSQRKLYKGRALVVVKNIREKGEIRVRVLAEGLKSAEVVIKCI from the coding sequence GATTGAAAGACCAAGATGCGAAAATAATCCTTCAGGTGCCTCAGAAGGATATACTCCCGGGTGTAGTTTATATTACAAAAAAGAGTTAATGTTAGAAGAAGAGTGGAAGGGCAAAAACTTAATTCTTGAATTTGAGGGAATTATGGGAATCTCTGAGGTTTTTGTAAATGGAAGGCTTGTTGCTAAGCATTTCAATGGCTATACAAGTTTCTTTGTGGACATAACAAAACATGTTAAGTTTGATGATAAGAACACTATTGTTGTGCATGTGGAAAATACTCACAAACCAAGTTCACGGTGGTATGCAGGCTGCGGCATATATCGGCATGTATGGCTTCATGTAGGTGGTAAAGTTTACATAAAACCGTGGCATTTGCATGTTGAAACCAAGGCTATTGAAAATGAAACGGCAATATTAGAAGTTAGAGCGACTGTAGCAAATAGTACAAATGAAAGTGTTCAAGGAGTTATGAAGTTTAGTATCTTTTCTAACGATGGTGAGCTTATAATAAGCAGTAAGGAACAATTTATTCTCAGTAAAAATGAGGAAAAGACAATTAGTAAAATCATAACATTATCACCATTTAAGTATTGGGATATAGAAAATCCTTACCTTTATAAAATCCTTGCAACAATTAAAATAAATGAAGACATTGAAGATAGCAGTTCTGCGTTTTTTGGAATACGGACAATTTCGGTAAGCCCCAAGGAAGGTTTAAAGCTCAACGGTAGGGTTATAAAGCTAAAAGGTGGATGTATCCATCACGACAACGGACCTCTTGGGAGTGCCAGCTATGACAGAGCAGAAGAGAGAAAAGTTGAGCTTTTAAAAGCTTCTGGGTTCAATGCAGTAAGACTTGCCCATAATCCATTTGCACCAGCACTTTTGGATGCCTGTGATAGATTAGGTATGCTTGTAATTGAAGAATTTTTTGATGTCTGGACAGCAGGTAAACTGAGTTTTGATTATCATCTCTTCTTTGACAAGTATTGGGAAGAAGATTTAAGAGCCACCATTATGAGAGATTATAATCATCCCTCTATTATAATGTGGTCTATTGGTAATGAAATTACCTGGGGTGTGGGAATTGATGTAGATGATGAAGAAGGATATTCGAGCATTTATACATGGTGCAAGCGCTTGTCGCAAAAAGTAAAAGAATTGGATTCAACAAGATTGGTCACTGCAGCGTTTTGTGCTATTCCAGCTGATTATGAGAGTTTGCTCACAACAATTGAAGATGGAAATTATGTAATAAGAATGTTAAAACAAGAGGCAGTAGCTGGTAACGACAAATGGGGGAAAGTAACAGAAAAATTCTTTAAGTTTTTAGACGTTGCAGGTTATAACTACAAGATCGATAGATATTCATATGATTTAGAAAAATATCCAAATCGTATCATATGCGGAACGGAGACATATCCATATACTTTATTCAAAAACTGGACTGAAACTGTAAAGAATCCAAATGTTATTGGAGATTTTGTATGGACTGCTATTGACTATTTAGGTGAAGCTGGGATAGGTAGAGTTTGCACAGACGAAAATGAAGCTAAGATGTTTGGTGGGAAATTTCCATGGTTTTATGCAAATTGTGGAGATATTGATATTTGTGGAGATAAACGCCCTCAGTCGTATTACAGGGATGTGGTTTGGGGATTGAGAAAAGAGCCCTATATTGTAGTCCTTCCACCACAACTTTTTGGGAAAAAATTGTACTTTAGACCCTGGGCGTGGGAACCAGTTGAGCGCAGCTATACATTTCCAGGTTATGAGGGAATGCCTATAGCAGTTCATGTTTATGCAGATGCTGATGAGGTAGAAGTATTTGTAAATGGTCGAAGCTTAGGAAGAAAAGTATGTGGAATAAATACCCAATTCAAAGCAGTTTATAACACAGTTTATGAACCAGGTAAAGTTGAAGCTGTGGCATATAAAAATGGCAAAGAAATTGGCAGAGATAAGATAGAAACAACTGACAGGCCAGTTGCTTTAAAACTGCTGCCTGACAGAAATGTCATTTCTTCTTGTGGTGATTTGTGCTATATAAAAATTATTGCAGTAGATAAGAATGAAAGAGAAGTACCATATGCAGATAACACAGTAACTGTAGAAGTTGAAGGTGCAGGTAGGTTTATGGCATTAGGAACGGCTGACACATTGTCAACCGAGCTTTTTGTTAGCTCTCAAAGAAAGCTGTATAAAGGACGTGCACTTGTAGTTGTAAAAAACATTAGAGAGAAAGGAGAGATTAGAGTTAGAGTTTTAGCAGAAGGTCTAAAGAGTGCAGAGGTTGTTATAAAGTGCATATAG
- a CDS encoding PDGLE domain-containing protein produces the protein MKEKNYKSSIKRIFIVLLTLAFLTPIGLLTQNPTFGEWSQEEIKKMLGFVPEGIKKYADIYKFDLFDGYTVKFINNDYIGYILSAIIGIVVIFALFYILKFVMAERK, from the coding sequence ATGAAAGAAAAAAATTATAAAAGCAGTATAAAAAGAATTTTTATAGTCCTCTTGACGCTTGCTTTTCTGACCCCCATTGGGCTTTTGACTCAAAACCCTACTTTTGGAGAGTGGAGTCAAGAAGAGATAAAAAAGATGCTTGGGTTTGTGCCAGAAGGAATAAAAAAGTATGCTGATATATACAAATTTGATTTGTTTGACGGTTACACAGTAAAGTTTATTAACAATGATTATATAGGATATATCTTGTCCGCAATAATTGGAATTGTAGTTATATTTGCACTATTTTATATCTTGAAATTCGTAATGGCTGAAAGGAAGTAG
- a CDS encoding energy-coupling factor ABC transporter permease yields the protein MNLHIPDGYLSPQTCATFYAVSAAAVGYAFNKFRKQADEKTYIQLSVASAFTFIVMMFNFPVVGGSSAHITGIPLITFLFGPMASTVASSVVLIIQALLFRDGGILALGTNIFNMAVAIPLTAVLISKLLEKLGLKNEKVRIFISSYFSINFAALLTAFELGLQPLLFTKAGKPLYFMYDLKTTIPAMMIPHILVVAVVEAVLTVLLYSPLKNFATIKAEEKRGE from the coding sequence TTGAATTTGCATATTCCAGACGGTTATTTAAGTCCTCAGACGTGTGCAACATTTTATGCGGTATCAGCAGCTGCAGTAGGTTATGCTTTTAACAAATTTAGAAAACAGGCAGATGAAAAGACCTACATTCAGTTATCTGTTGCATCAGCTTTTACATTTATAGTCATGATGTTTAACTTTCCTGTTGTCGGTGGAAGCTCTGCTCACATAACCGGAATACCGCTTATAACATTTTTGTTTGGACCAATGGCTTCAACAGTTGCCTCAAGTGTTGTTTTGATTATTCAAGCACTACTTTTTAGAGACGGTGGAATTTTGGCGCTTGGGACAAATATATTTAACATGGCAGTGGCAATACCTTTAACTGCGGTTCTTATAAGCAAACTTTTGGAAAAATTAGGTCTCAAAAATGAAAAGGTTCGGATATTTATATCGTCTTATTTCTCAATAAACTTTGCAGCACTTTTGACAGCCTTTGAGCTTGGACTTCAACCGCTTTTATTTACAAAAGCAGGGAAGCCTTTGTATTTCATGTATGATTTAAAGACCACCATTCCTGCAATGATGATACCCCACATTTTGGTTGTAGCGGTAGTTGAGGCAGTACTGACAGTTTTACTCTATTCACCCTTAAAAAATTTTGCTACAATTAAAGCTGAAGAAAAAAGAGGTGAATAA
- a CDS encoding nicotinate phosphoribosyltransferase → MRINRLEDVEKLKVNTGRLFFSAQHDEIKMGLTTDIYFIKTLEVLRYLKREDAVVKAEIFARRDGVFCGLPEVLNLLKDVDCKVYSLEEGESFSAKEVVMRIEGKYTEFGIFETPILGILASSSAWATAAHECKQAAGDKPILCFGARHIHPSVAPVMERAAKVGGADGVSCILAAKILGISPSGTIPHAAILIAGSTEDVAVAYDKVIPEDSPRIILVDTFKDEAQEALDVARILKERLQGIRLDTPGERGGVTPELVYEVRRRLDLEGFSHVKIFVSGGLYPEKIKALSEAGADAFGVGSYISGAPPIDMTMDIKEVDGKPVAKRGRIPGVTENKRLKRVK, encoded by the coding sequence ATGAGAATTAACAGACTTGAAGATGTTGAAAAGCTCAAAGTGAATACAGGCAGACTTTTTTTCTCTGCACAGCATGATGAAATAAAGATGGGATTAACTACCGACATTTATTTTATAAAAACACTTGAGGTATTAAGGTATCTCAAAAGAGAAGATGCAGTTGTGAAGGCTGAGATTTTTGCAAGGAGAGATGGGGTTTTTTGTGGCCTGCCCGAGGTTTTAAATCTTTTAAAAGATGTAGATTGTAAAGTGTACTCCTTAGAAGAGGGAGAGAGCTTTTCAGCAAAAGAGGTTGTGATGAGAATTGAGGGCAAGTACACAGAGTTTGGCATATTTGAAACACCAATTCTTGGCATTCTTGCAAGCTCATCTGCGTGGGCAACAGCTGCGCATGAGTGCAAACAGGCAGCAGGTGACAAGCCAATTTTGTGCTTTGGTGCACGCCACATCCATCCTTCAGTTGCGCCTGTGATGGAAAGGGCTGCAAAAGTGGGTGGCGCTGATGGGGTAAGCTGCATATTGGCAGCCAAAATATTGGGAATTTCTCCATCGGGAACAATTCCACATGCTGCAATACTGATTGCCGGGTCAACAGAAGATGTTGCAGTAGCCTATGATAAGGTGATTCCAGAAGACTCACCTCGCATCATACTTGTTGACACGTTCAAGGACGAAGCACAAGAGGCACTGGATGTTGCAAGGATATTGAAAGAAAGGCTACAAGGCATCAGGCTTGACACACCGGGTGAAAGAGGTGGGGTTACCCCTGAGCTTGTGTATGAGGTGAGAAGAAGGCTTGATTTGGAGGGTTTTTCACATGTGAAGATATTTGTCTCAGGCGGACTTTACCCTGAGAAGATAAAAGCTTTATCTGAAGCAGGAGCTGATGCTTTTGGTGTTGGAAGCTATATTTCTGGTGCACCTCCAATTGACATGACGATGGATATAAAAGAGGTTGACGGCAAACCTGTTGCAAAAAGAGGAAGAATTCCTGGAGTGACAGAAAATAAGAGGCTAAAGAGGGTAAAGTGA
- a CDS encoding CbiQ family ECF transporter T component → MLPEFLKSEDTFAIDVEKESYVQKSISEYLKLSQWFFKTNKSAFSKIDEWAKLIFLIWFSFLVATSQSLYFIALSFALIIIIALISKADLKALLISSWAFVPLLTFVIGIPYAVLTKNFIPTVLQSLKVGIIIMIGEVIIYNSKIDRLFKPFSFFKGLREFTWFVELTLRNIFILITTITQILFAKKTRTVGKTANKIVFVGQMLKVIMVKSMYVSENTLIAMKTRGYSSKNKSVSTTYKFKMGIGEILTLLMASILAILERILI, encoded by the coding sequence GTGTTACCAGAGTTTTTAAAGAGCGAAGATACCTTTGCAATAGATGTTGAAAAAGAAAGCTATGTACAAAAATCCATTTCTGAGTATTTAAAGCTTTCGCAGTGGTTCTTTAAAACAAATAAAAGTGCTTTTTCAAAAATTGATGAATGGGCAAAACTTATATTTTTGATTTGGTTTAGTTTTTTAGTTGCTACATCACAAAGTTTATATTTTATAGCATTGTCATTTGCACTAATTATTATTATTGCTCTTATTTCAAAAGCAGATTTAAAAGCATTGTTAATTTCTTCATGGGCTTTTGTCCCGCTTTTGACGTTTGTAATAGGTATTCCTTACGCGGTGTTGACTAAAAATTTCATTCCCACCGTCTTACAGAGCTTAAAAGTGGGTATTATAATTATGATAGGTGAGGTTATAATCTACAACTCAAAAATCGATAGGCTTTTTAAGCCTTTTTCTTTTTTTAAGGGATTGAGAGAATTTACATGGTTTGTGGAACTTACCTTGAGAAATATTTTTATTCTCATTACAACAATCACCCAGATTCTATTTGCAAAAAAGACAAGGACAGTAGGTAAGACTGCCAACAAGATAGTGTTTGTAGGACAAATGCTCAAGGTTATAATGGTAAAGAGTATGTATGTCTCAGAAAATACACTTATTGCAATGAAAACACGAGGATATAGTTCTAAAAATAAAAGTGTTTCTACAACATATAAATTCAAAATGGGAATAGGTGAAATTCTCACGCTTTTAATGGCATCAATATTAGCAATTTTGGAGAGGATATTGATATGA